In Saprospiraceae bacterium, the sequence GCGTCGGATCAAGGCGGTGGCGTCGTCCTGGTACCCAAAGGATTCTGGTTAGCCGGTCCAATCGTGTTACGCAGCCATGTCAATCTACACCTGGAAGAAGGTGCTTTTATTCAATTTTCAGATAACCGGAAGGACTACCCGGTGATACAGACTACCTGGGAAGGCCAGGAAGCTTATCGGTGCCAGGCGCCTGTATCCGGGGTCCACCTCGACCATATTGCCATCACCGGCAAAGGACTCATGGACGGTGCAGGTCAGGTATGGAAACAAGTCAAAAAAGATAAATTGACCGAATCCCAATGGAAGACGCTCGTAAAATCGGGAGGAGTGGTCAATGAAAAAGGGGACAGTTGGTATCCATCAGCTCAATCCAAATATGGCCATGAACATACCGATTGGACTAATAAAAAAACGGAGGGCAAAACCAAAGCAGATTATGAAGCTATTCGCGATTTTCTCAGACCCAATATGGTTAGCCTGACTTCGTGTACCAATGTATTATTAGAAGATCTAACCTTCTTAAATTCGCCGGCCTGGACCTTGCATCCGCTTTTGTGCGAACATTTCATCTTGAGAAATGTGCATGTTAAAAATCCCTGGTATGGTCAGAACAATGATGCCCTCGACCTGGAGTCCTGCACCAATGGCATCGTCGAAGGCTGCACCTTTGATACCGGCGATGATGCGATCACGATCAAGTCTGGCAGAGACGAACAAGGCAGAAAGCGTGGAGTAGCCACCTCCAATTTCATCATTCGAAATACCACTGTGTTTCACGGTCATGGTGGTTTTGTCATTGGGTCTGAAATGTCTGGTGGTGTCCACCATTTATATGTCAATAATTGCAATTTTTTGGGAACAGATATAGGCTTGAGATTTAAAACTACCCGTGGACGGGGTGGCGTGGTGGAAGATATCTTCATCTCTGACATCAATATGAACAATATACTTGGTGATGCCATACGCTTCAATATGTATTACGAAGCCAAAGATCCGGTAGCACTGGAAGGTGAAAACCGGGGCCTGCCCGCCATGGAAGCCCAACCCTTTGCAGCATCCACCCCGGTATTTAAAAATTTTTTTATGGATCGTATCTATTGCCAAGGAGCGGGTACTGCTATCGTGATGCGCGGACTGCCCGAATCCAGGGTTGAACATGTCATCCTCAGCAACAGCAATATTGTATCTACCCAGGGCGCTCAAATCACGGAAGCTAAAAATATTACCCTTCAAAATGTCAAGCTCTACAATACCGATAAAAAAGTATTTCAACTCAACAATGTAGAAGGTCTGACTATAGACCGGTTTGATTATTCTGCTGGCAAAGCTGTTTTAATGGAAGTGAATGGAGCAAATTCCAGTGCTATCACGATCAGCAATACCCAGGACAAACAATTAAAGGAAAAGTCGACCTTCCTGATGAAAGCAAAGAAAAGTGCCGTACAGTGGAAGAAATGAATTGGTAGAGGGTAGGTGTGCGTTCAAGGGAATAGGTGAACAAAGCAAACTAAGTCTGATATATTTTATTGAAGGCTTGACAAGTTCAAATACTACACTGCTTTTAGCAAAGTCAAAATAAACGTACTTCCAACACCTAATTCACTATCTACCATAATTTGACCACCTTGAGCTTCTATAAACTCTTTGCTTATCGCCAGGCCAAGGCCAGTTCCTTCCTTTTCAGTTCCCGGCACTCTGAAATAACGGTCAAAAATTTTATCCTTGTACTGGGGTGCAATCCCCCGGCCCGTGTCTTTTATAGCTATTTGAATATGGTGTGAAGTTTGCCTGATAGACAGGAACACAGTAGCATGTTCATAAGAATAGCGGATGGCATTGGAGATCAGGTTGATCAATACCCAGGCGGTCTTTTCACTATCCACCATCACTTCTGAAATCTGCTCTGGACAATCAATGTCAAGTTTAATTTTCTTCTGTTCGGCTACGTTCCTAGTTGCATTAATGGCATAAAATAAAATTTCTTTCGGATCGGAAGGTAAAATAGAGAGTTGGATATTACCACTTTCTACCTGAGTCATATTGAGTAATTCACCGGTAATGTTCAAGAGTCTATCTGCATCTTCTTTTATACTGGCCAACAGATTTTTTTGTTCATCATTCAATGGACCGATTTGATCTTTTTCCATTAGTTGCAAACTCATTTTTATCGAGGATATAGGCGTTTTAAATTCATGGGAAACGGTTGCGATGAAATTTGTTTTGGCAAAGTCCAATTCTTTATAAGCTGTTACATTCCTTAAAAAAATTACATGTCCGACCAGTTTTTGAGCTTTTTCTCCGGTAGGGGTAATTGAAATATGCAAGGTCTCTTTTTCAAAATAACTTTCTTTATTTCCGGCATAAATTTTTATAGGCCTCTTTTTATATAAATTTTCATTTTCCTCATTGAATAAATCCTGAACCAATGTCCTGATCAAATCATTTTTAATGCCTAATTCTTGCGCAGACTTCCCGATGAATTCAGATCGTTTTAGCCCGGATATATTTATAGCTTCTTCATTGGCAAAGATGATCATTAAATCATTGTCTAATCCGATGACCGGATCGTGCATATTATTGATTAATGTTTCAATCCGCTTTTTCTCCATCATGATTTTAGCGAGGTTGCTTTTATTGTATTCCTCTAATTTAACAGCCATGGTATTAAATGAAGTAGCCAATTGACCATATTCGCTGTGACTTTCAAAATGTACCCGTTCAGCATAATTATTGGCCGCAATCTGTTTGATACTTTCCGTTAGCTCTCTAATTGGATTGGCTATATTGGATGGCAAATTTACCAATAGAATAAAAGCAATTAAAAAGCACAAAGTGCCAGTCATTGCAATCCAGAGTACAGCTTCGTCTGCCGTACGCTTTGCTTTATCACTTTTTCGCTCGATGGCATGCATATTCATATCCATTATTTGAAATAAATTATTGTGAATACTGATTAAGAACAAAGTATCTGAAATGTTTGTCTTTAATTCTTCATAGTTGTCCCTCAGTTCATTTGTAATCTCTGCTTCTCCCATCTCAGTGATATTATTTTCCTGCTTTATAAGACTGGCTTCGAACTTTTTTAAATCATACCTATTTTTTTGTTGCAATGCGGAAAGCATATTTCGGCTGTATTGTAAACTCTTATAATTGGCGGCAATTATATTTTCCGTGTCGCTTTTTAATGCATTAATATAATATGTGGCTACTATATTCAATATAAAGATGAGCAGGAACAGCAGACCTACTCCCAGGTATAATTTAGTTTTAATTTTCATTAGGATAGAATTACAAGGTCAATATCGTTTGAAGATAGTTTATTAAGTAGCTTATTAAATACATGGGTGGCCAAAATAATTTTTAATAAACTCAAGTGAGGCTTGCCAACACATATGGTGGTAATTTTTCTTTCACCGGCCTTTTCTATTATGGTCTTTGAAATCGACGCGTTTTTTACTTTAATAACTTCAGCCCCTAGCTCTGTGGCTAATTTGAAATTATTTATTAAGTGCCTTTGTTTAGCCAGCGTGATTTTATCAAGGCTCTCTTTAGGTGTCTGCACATACAATACATACCATTTACTGCTATAATAATTTGCCAGCCTGGCTGTTTTTCTAATCACGACTCTGGCTGTTTTTTCATTGCTGCTGATACAAGCTAAGAATTTTTCATGTTTCAACCCAAAGGGGCGAGTAACTTCCGATTCCACTTTTCTTTCTACTTGCGAAGCAACTTCCTTCAGTGCCAGCTCTCTAAGCTGCAATATATGGTCGCTTTTAAAAAAATTCAGGAGTGCCATGTCTATTTTGTCTGATGGGTATATTTTACCTTGTTTTAGACGAGTAATCAATTCTTCCGCGGTAAGGTCGATATTGACTACCTCATCTGCCATGGCCAGAATATTGTCAGGTACTCGTTCTTTTATTTCCACTCCAGTGATTTCTTTTATTTCCTCATTGAGGCTTTCGATATGTTGAATATTAATTGCAGAAATTACATTGATACCTGCAGATAATATCTCCATTACATCCTGAAATCGTTTTTCATTTTTGCTTCCTTCGATATTGGAATGCGCCAATTCATCCACAATCACCACTTCAGGTCGTAGATTGATAATCGCCGGCAGATCCATTTCTTCCAATTCTTTGCCTTTATAGAATATCTTTTTTCTGGGCACTATGGGCAGACCATCTAACAGTGCTTGAGTCTCATTGCGTTGGTGGGTTTCTATATAACCTATTTTTACATCTATACCGTTTTTAAGTAAAGTATGAGCCTCTTGCAGCATTCGATAAGTTTTACCTACCCCTGCGCTCATGCCAACATAGATTTTAAATTTTCCTTTTCTGGATTTTTTGATTAAATCCAGAAAATGTTGGACAGTATGATCTTTTTCTGTCATTTGCGGCATATAGAGATAATAAATTATTGAAATAAGGTGGATATAAAAAAAAGTAGCTTAGTTTATTCTTTAAGTTCATCTAGAGCAAGATTCAATTTCAACACGTTTATTTTTTTCACTCCAAAAAGCCCCGCTAAAGGTTGTTCGGTTTGGCTCACTATTAGTTTTCGCAATGCTTCTTCAGTTAGTTGACGAACCTTTGCTATTCTTTTAACCTGGAGGATAGCACCGGAAAATGAAATATCCGGATCTAAGCCACTGCCGCTCGCACACACCATCTCCGCAGGAATTTGATTTCTGGATATGCCGGGGTTATGGGCCAACAAAGTATCTATACGGGCTTGTACTGCCTCGAGATAACTGGGGTTGGATGGGCCTTTATTGCTTCCGCCTGATCCTGC encodes:
- a CDS encoding GDSL family lipase, translating into MIGDSTMANKNPYDAPETGWGQVFHELFSETVEIQNHARNGRSTKSFRDLGHWDVVYNQLQPGDYVFIQFGHNDQKQDDPARYAAAQTDYRANLKRYISEVQSKGAYPVLLTPINRRKFDTNGTFIDQHGEYPAVVRAVANELHVPLLDMHESSQRLLEQIGDSASTYLYMHVRPGVYAKFPNGLIDNTHFTPYGARVMAKLAAEALVTTGHPLRNFLKKSVYPGNFEYQLPSVNSMQFRKDTFNIEKYGAKSGGILLCHPAINQAIEMASDQGGGVVLVPKGFWLAGPIVLRSHVNLHLEEGAFIQFSDNRKDYPVIQTTWEGQEAYRCQAPVSGVHLDHIAITGKGLMDGAGQVWKQVKKDKLTESQWKTLVKSGGVVNEKGDSWYPSAQSKYGHEHTDWTNKKTEGKTKADYEAIRDFLRPNMVSLTSCTNVLLEDLTFLNSPAWTLHPLLCEHFILRNVHVKNPWYGQNNDALDLESCTNGIVEGCTFDTGDDAITIKSGRDEQGRKRGVATSNFIIRNTTVFHGHGGFVIGSEMSGGVHHLYVNNCNFLGTDIGLRFKTTRGRGGVVEDIFISDINMNNILGDAIRFNMYYEAKDPVALEGENRGLPAMEAQPFAASTPVFKNFFMDRIYCQGAGTAIVMRGLPESRVEHVILSNSNIVSTQGAQITEAKNITLQNVKLYNTDKKVFQLNNVEGLTIDRFDYSAGKAVLMEVNGANSSAITISNTQDKQLKEKSTFLMKAKKSAVQWKK
- a CDS encoding HAMP domain-containing protein; the encoded protein is MKIKTKLYLGVGLLFLLIFILNIVATYYINALKSDTENIIAANYKSLQYSRNMLSALQQKNRYDLKKFEASLIKQENNITEMGEAEITNELRDNYEELKTNISDTLFLISIHNNLFQIMDMNMHAIERKSDKAKRTADEAVLWIAMTGTLCFLIAFILLVNLPSNIANPIRELTESIKQIAANNYAERVHFESHSEYGQLATSFNTMAVKLEEYNKSNLAKIMMEKKRIETLINNMHDPVIGLDNDLMIIFANEEAINISGLKRSEFIGKSAQELGIKNDLIRTLVQDLFNEENENLYKKRPIKIYAGNKESYFEKETLHISITPTGEKAQKLVGHVIFLRNVTAYKELDFAKTNFIATVSHEFKTPISSIKMSLQLMEKDQIGPLNDEQKNLLASIKEDADRLLNITGELLNMTQVESGNIQLSILPSDPKEILFYAINATRNVAEQKKIKLDIDCPEQISEVMVDSEKTAWVLINLISNAIRYSYEHATVFLSIRQTSHHIQIAIKDTGRGIAPQYKDKIFDRYFRVPGTEKEGTGLGLAISKEFIEAQGGQIMVDSELGVGSTFILTLLKAV
- a CDS encoding sensor protein KdpD — translated: MTEKDHTVQHFLDLIKKSRKGKFKIYVGMSAGVGKTYRMLQEAHTLLKNGIDVKIGYIETHQRNETQALLDGLPIVPRKKIFYKGKELEEMDLPAIINLRPEVVIVDELAHSNIEGSKNEKRFQDVMEILSAGINVISAINIQHIESLNEEIKEITGVEIKERVPDNILAMADEVVNIDLTAEELITRLKQGKIYPSDKIDMALLNFFKSDHILQLRELALKEVASQVERKVESEVTRPFGLKHEKFLACISSNEKTARVVIRKTARLANYYSSKWYVLYVQTPKESLDKITLAKQRHLINNFKLATELGAEVIKVKNASISKTIIEKAGERKITTICVGKPHLSLLKIILATHVFNKLLNKLSSNDIDLVILS
- a CDS encoding K(+)-transporting ATPase subunit C, which codes for MKHNILIAIRLTLTCALLFGVLYTSVILGIAHLSSNHGKGEIIIKNGKTYYSNLGQSFTDDKYFNSRPSAVDYNAAGSGGSNKGPSNPSYLEAVQARIDTLLAHNPGISRNQIPAEMVCASGSGLDPDISFSGAILQVKRIAKVRQLTEEALRKLIVSQTEQPLAGLFGVKKINVLKLNLALDELKE